Proteins found in one Oncorhynchus mykiss isolate Arlee chromosome 17, USDA_OmykA_1.1, whole genome shotgun sequence genomic segment:
- the LOC110494159 gene encoding neuritin, whose amino-acid sequence MGFTSVKISRFCAFIALASLTVARVSAADVKCENIYRDFSDCVLELGESMDNYQENVTSEMGVEAVCSHWEAFHTCALTALSGCQEEVGSIWETLKEDSRKIRFQGSLFDLCSPSSAPSLRSLLSPLPLLLLGLLILGGPIWPST is encoded by the exons ATGGGATTTACGTCGGTGAAGATTTCAAGATTTTGTGCATTTATTGCATTAG CGTCCCTGACTGTGGCAAGAGTCTCAGCGGCAGATGTGAAGTGTGAGAATATTTACAGGGACTTCTCTGACTGTGTTCTGGAGTTGGGGGAGAGCATGGATAACTACCAAGAGAATGTGACCAGCGAGATGGGAGTGGAAGCTGTGTGCAg CCACTGGGAGGCATTCCACACGTGTGCCCTGACGGCACTGTCCGGGTGTCAGGAGGAGGTGGGCTCCATCTGGGAGACCCTGAAAGAAGACTCCAGGAAGATCCGCTTCCAGGGCAGCCTCTTCGACCTGTGCAGCCCCAGCTCGGCCCCCAGCCTGCGCTCGCTTCTATCCCCTCTACCCCTGCTGCTCTTAGGCTTGCTGATCCTGGGAGGGCCCATCTGGCCATCCACATAG
- the LOC110494164 gene encoding protein SYS1 homolog isoform X1: MGSHFRSYIWDPVLILSQIVLMQCIYYSFLGLWLAGVDSLVQTNRSLDQIFSYEVLGFATMQGRLSMMAFILNSLTCALGLWFFIRRGKQCLDFTVTVHFFHMIGCWIYNAHFPAALSWWLVNVACMALMAVIGEYLCMRTELRAIPVNSGPKSNL; encoded by the exons ATGGGCAGTCATTTCCGCAGCTACATCTGGGACCCGGTCCTCATCTTGTCCCAGATTGTGTTGATGCAATGCATCTACTACAGCTTTCTGGGTCTGTGGCTGGCTGGAGTGGATAGTCTCGTACAAACCAACAGATCGCTGGACCAGATCTTCAGTTATGAG GTTCTTGGTTTTGCAACAATGCAGGGCAGACTCTCAATGATGGCATTCATCTTGAACTCGCTTACCTG TGCCCTGGGCCTGTGGTTCTTCATCCGCCGAGGGAAGCAGTGTCTGGACTTCACCGTCACTGTGCACTTCTTTCACATGATAGGCTGTTGGATTTACAACGCCCACTTCCCGGCGGCcctgtcctggtggctggtcaACGTGGCCTGCATGGCTCTGATGGCCGTGATTGGAGAGTACCTGTGCATGCGGACGGAGCTCAGGGCCATCCCAGTCAACAGTGGACCTAAGTCTAACCTCTGA
- the LOC110494164 gene encoding protein SYS1 homolog isoform X2, whose protein sequence is MGSHFRSYIWDPVLILSQIVLMQCIYYSFLGLWLAGVDSLVQTNRSLDQIFSYEVLGFATMQGRLSMMAFILNSLTCSAPQSARRMNALTSAEAMLSNHSG, encoded by the exons ATGGGCAGTCATTTCCGCAGCTACATCTGGGACCCGGTCCTCATCTTGTCCCAGATTGTGTTGATGCAATGCATCTACTACAGCTTTCTGGGTCTGTGGCTGGCTGGAGTGGATAGTCTCGTACAAACCAACAGATCGCTGGACCAGATCTTCAGTTATGAG GTTCTTGGTTTTGCAACAATGCAGGGCAGACTCTCAATGATGGCATTCATCTTGAACTCGCTTACCTG CTCTGCTCCTCAAAGTGCAAGAAGAATGAATGCCCTAACTTCTGCAGAGGCTATGTTGTCCAACCACTCTGGGTGA
- the LOC110494162 gene encoding acyl-coenzyme A thioesterase 1 yields MLRAHMCVSVLCRLSDKFVLRWIDRKIGCVQPAVGQVRWKTCRPAPFLTAKPNRALIDEPITLEGRHLPPHSPITVRARMHNEDGDLWEAFSHYNTDGRGVVNLTRDESVGGSYVGCEPMGLFWALQPAPGEREGLRLRKKNVETPYSVQLSLLEGHIPVPSSHGSNKEQRQRGEQELAAVTVERWYMAPGVRRTEIRQNGVVGTLFLPPGPGPFPAMVDLWGMGGGLIEYRSALFASRGFASLSLAYFGHKDIPGPLNTINVGDAYFKTALQFLQDHPQVCGDRMGVMGLSFGVYLALRIATQIDFNPRCVIGVNGPIGSFNKFLDRDGMTESFEGNQTHWSYDEEGYVSFREVTTPNNIPPENKANVENLCCPLLYIVGEDDLSCAAIENADEIEKKIKDAGRSHLFTRLSYPGAGHLIEPPYTPNARASMWTTQPKQLITLWGGHLAPHAAAQEDAWKRTLEFMERHLRGKEDK; encoded by the exons ATGCTTAGAGCACACATGTGTGTGTCGGTGCTATGTCGTCTCTCAGACAAGTTTGTGCTTCGGTGGATCGACAGGAAGATAGGATGTGTCCAACCTGCAGTTG GCCAAGTGAGATGGAAGACATGTAGACCAGCTCCCTTTTTGACAGCCAAGCCCAACCGCGCCCTCATAGATGAGCCAATTACCCTAGAGGGACGTCACCTCCCCCCTCACTCACCTATTACGGTGCGTGCCCGCATGCATAACGAGGACGGTGACCTGTGGGAAGCATTTTCTCACTACAACACAGATGGGAGGGGTGTTGTCAACT TGACCAGAGATGAGTCTGTAGGGGGTTCCTATGTGGGCTGTGAGCCCATGGGACTATTTTGGGCCCTGCAGCctgcacctggagagagagagggtctgag GCTGCGGAAGAAAAACGTTGAGACTCCGTACTCTGTACAGTTGTCCTTATTAGAGGGTCACATTCCGGTTCCATCCAGTCATGGTTCCAACAAGGAGCAGCgacagagaggggaacaggagcTGGCTGCAGTGACTGTGGAACGCTGGTACATGGCACCAGGGGTCCGGAGAACAGAGATCCGGCAGAACGGAGTAGTGGGGACCTTGTTCTTACCCCcag GTCCAGGTCCATTCCCAGCCATGGTGGACCTGTGGGGTATGGGCGGGGGGCTGATAGAGTACCGCTCAGCCTTGTTTGCTTCCCGAGGCTTTGCCAGTCTCTCCCTTGCCTACTTTGGCCATAAAGACATCCCTGGTCCACTCAACACTATCAATGTGGGAGATGCCTACTTCAAG ACTGCGTTACAGTTTCTCCAGGACCACCCCCAGGTGTGTGGGGACAGGATGGGGGTCATGGGCCTCTCGTTCGGGGTCTACCTGGCTCTGCGAATCGCCACTCAAATTGATTTCAAT CCCAGGTGTGTGATCGGAGTGAATGGTCCAATAGGAAGTTTCAACAAATTCTTGGACAGGGACGGCATGACAGAAAGCTTTGAAGG GAATCAGACGCACTGGAGTTACGATGAAGAGGGCTACGTCAGTTTCAGAGAAGTGACCACGCCCAACAACATTCCACCTGAGAACAAAGCAAAT GTTGAAAACCTGTGCTGCCCCCTACTGTACATTGTGGGTGAAGACGACTTGAGCTGTGCAGCTATTGAGAACGCAGATGAG ATTGAGAAGAAGATTAAAGATGCTGGTAGATCCCACCTGTTCACCCGCTTGTCATACCCCGGTGCTGGTCACCTGATTGAGCCGCCCTACACCCCCAACGCCCGAGCCTCCATGTGGACCACACAACCCAAGCAAC TGATCACTCTCTGGGGAGGGCACCTGGCACCCCACGCTGCCGCCCAAGAGGACGCCTGGAAGAGGACCCTGGAATTTATGGAACGCCATCTAAGGGGAAAGGAAGACAAATAG
- the LOC110494165 gene encoding protein S100-B isoform X2: MSELESAMIAIIHVFHKYSGHKCKLKKAELKDLINNEMSHFIINIQEKETLDELFADLDQNGDLEIDFQEFIALIAMMTSACHDLFSTDHHR; encoded by the exons ATGTCAGAGCTAGAGAGTGCCATGATCGCCATCATCCATGTGTTCCATAAATACTCAGGCCACAAGTGCAAGCTGAAGAAGGCAGAGCTCAAAGATCTTATCAATAATGAGATGAGTCACTTCATAATT AATATCCAAGAGAAAGAGACTCTGGATGAGCTGTTTGCAGACCTGGACCAGAACGGAGACCTGGAGATCGACTTCCAAGAGTTTATCGCTCTGATCGCCATGATGACATCAGCGTGCCATGATCTCTTCAGCACGGATCACCACCGTTAG
- the LOC110494165 gene encoding protein S100-B isoform X1 yields the protein MQRTEQNMSELESAMIAIIHVFHKYSGHKCKLKKAELKDLINNEMSHFIINIQEKETLDELFADLDQNGDLEIDFQEFIALIAMMTSACHDLFSTDHHR from the exons ATGCAG AGAACTGAGCAGAACATGTCAGAGCTAGAGAGTGCCATGATCGCCATCATCCATGTGTTCCATAAATACTCAGGCCACAAGTGCAAGCTGAAGAAGGCAGAGCTCAAAGATCTTATCAATAATGAGATGAGTCACTTCATAATT AATATCCAAGAGAAAGAGACTCTGGATGAGCTGTTTGCAGACCTGGACCAGAACGGAGACCTGGAGATCGACTTCCAAGAGTTTATCGCTCTGATCGCCATGATGACATCAGCGTGCCATGATCTCTTCAGCACGGATCACCACCGTTAG